The nucleotide window CACAGCTATCGATATATCATCTGATCGCTTACTGCAAATTCAACAAAATACGGATCGGCTTGGTTTACACGCCACATTAGTTGCTGCCGATGCCGCAGACACCAACCATTGGTGGAACGGACAAGCGTTTGACCGCATCCTTATCGATGCACCCTGCACGGGTAGTGGTGTCATTCGCCGCCATCCGGACATAAAACTACTACGTCATCCAGAAGATATCGATACTTTGGCCAGTAAACAACAGGCTTTATTAGATAATTTGTGGCCACTGCTGAAAGCCGATGGTTTAATGGTTTACACTACCTGCTCTGCCTTTAAAAAAGAAAATGAGCAGCAAATTGAAGCGTTTCTACAACGACATCCAGATGCTGAAGAAGTCAAACTCTCTTCGACACCAGCGACAGCTAGGCCTTTCGGTTACCAGAGACTGCCTGGTGATGATGTTATGGACGGTTTTTATTATGCCTGCCTTCGCCGTAAGTAAGCGTCTATTCCTGTCTCTTTTCTTATGGTTGTTTATTCAAACATCAGCCAATGCCACTGTTTTTAGCGTCAATAACCCGGTTGTTCATCCCATTGGTAATGCCTATGTGCTGACGGCTCAAATTAATTACCCATTAACGCCACGAGTGATTGAAGCCCTGCAAAATGGCGTACCCATTACCTTTTTGCAAGAGTTTCGGCTAATTGATGCTATGCCAATATTGGGCAGCTTCTGGCAATGGGAAACCACCTTATGGGAGAGCACTCTGAGCTATGAGCTTCGTTACCACGCATTATCAGAGCAATATATTGTGGAGTCACTCGATACTCATGAACAACAAAACTTCCCTAGTTTGAGTGGTGCTCTAAAAGCCTTGGGCGATATTAATGCGCTCTCGCTGCCACCAGAATATACCGAAGA belongs to Methylophaga thalassica and includes:
- a CDS encoding DUF4390 domain-containing protein — encoded protein: MPAFAVSKRLFLSLFLWLFIQTSANATVFSVNNPVVHPIGNAYVLTAQINYPLTPRVIEALQNGVPITFLQEFRLIDAMPILGSFWQWETTLWESTLSYELRYHALSEQYIVESLDTHEQQNFPSLSGALKALGDINALSLPPEYTEDTENLILEIRSGLDLNALPTPMRPGALISDKWQLTSPWVQAVWL